Genomic DNA from Streptacidiphilus rugosus AM-16:
CACTGATCCTCGCGGACACCTAGCGTGCGCCGGATGCCGGCCGCACCGGGCGATGGGTTCGAACCGGCCCTGCCCGGGCTCTACGCCGGCGGGCCGCCCGCCGAGTTCGTACCGCTGTTGGACGCGATGGCCGCCTCCGTACGCCCGGAGACCCTGCGTACGCAGCTGCCCCTCATGGCCGAGGCGGACCTGCGGGACGTCCTGCCCGCCGTCACGGTGCCGACCCTCCTCCTCTGGGGAGAACGGGACGCGCGCTCGCCGCTGACGGTCGCACGGCAGTTCCACGAGGCGATCCCGGGTGCCGAACTCGTCGTGATCCCGGGCGCGGGGCACGTCAGCAACCTGGAACGACCTGAGGAGTTCAACCGCGCGGTGCGCGAGTTCTGCTCCGCCCACTCCTGAACCGGCGCCGCGCCGATCCCTCACCCCGTCGGGCTCCCGTGCATGACCACAATGGGGCATCAGCACCCACGGACAGGGGAATGCCATGACAACGCTCGGGAACCGCCCCAACTCCGCGCTCCTTGTCGTCGACGTGCAGAGTGGCGTCGTCGCGGAGGCGCACGCGCGGGACGTGGTCGTCGCGAACGTGCGGGGACTCGTCGAGAAGGCACGTCAGGAAGCGGTGCCGGTCGTGTGGGTACAGCACTCCGACGACGGACTCGTCCGAGGGAGCGACGAGTGGGCGTTGGTCCCCGAGCTGGTGCCGGGCGACGGCGAAGCGCTCGTCGAGAAGAACTACGGCGACTCGTTCGAGGACACCACGCTGGAGGCGGTGCTCTCCGGACTCGGGGTCGGCCGGTTGTTCGTCGTCGGCGCGCAGACCGACGCCTGCATCCGCTCGACCATCCACGGTGCGCTGGCCAGGGGGTACGACACGATCCTGGTCGCGGACGCCCACACGACCGAGGACCTGTCCCAGTGGGGTGCGCCGCCGCCGGCGCAGGTTATCGCGCACACGAACATGTACTGGTCCGATCAGACGGCGCCCGGTCGCACAGCCGGGACCGTCGAGAGCGGCAGCGTCGATTTCGGGGGAGCGGGCGTCTGAGGGAGCTGAGGCTCGTTGTCCGCCATGCACCTGAGTTGACGCGGCCTCGGGAGCCCGAGTCGACGCGGCGCGCCCGTCCGCGGGCCGGTGCTGACGGTCGGCCGGGGTGACGAGGTCAGGTGGACGGGCCGGGCAGGAGGACGACGGTGCCGGGGGCGAGGCCGGAGGTGATCTGGGTGAGGGTGTCGCCGACCAGGCCGACCTTGACCGGGACCGTCCGGGGGGACCCGTGCCGGCAGGCGGACGCGCTCGTCGGGCAGGCCAGCACGGTGGCGGTGCCTCCAGGGCCGTAGCGCACGGCTCTGGAGGGGACGGCCAGGCCGGGCCGGTCGACGGTGAAGGCCGCTGTGGCCCGCATGCCGGGCACCAGCACGCCCGGCGGGGCCGCCAGCGGAAGGTCGACGGGGTAGGTGAGCGGCGTGGCGGCCGGGGAGCCGACGGCGCCGAGCAGGCCGGCGGGGGCGGCCGAGTCCGCGGAGCCGGCCGGAGGGGTGTCGGCCTGGACCGGGAGCCCGGTCAGGGTCGTGCGCAGCACCTGGTGGACGGCCGGGACGGTGACGGTGACGACCTGTCCGGTGCGGAGGTAGGGGAGGACGGCCTCGGGGAGATCCGTGTGGGCGGTCAGGGTGTCGGAGCGCATCACCAGAGCCGGGGTACGGCAGGTGGGGAGGCTGCCGACCGCGGTCGTGACCTGTTCGACCACCCCGTCGACGGGGGCGGTGACGACGGCCGCCGTCCGGGCGTCCTGCGCGGCGGAGACCGCCAGGCGCAGGCGGGCCACCCGGTCCATGTCGGTGCCGAGCTGGGCGTCGATGGACAACCGCCCTGGCGCGTCGGGCGTGGGTGAGGACCCCGGGGACCCCGGCGACGCCGGGGACGGCACGGCGGTCACGGGCAGGGGAGTGGCCGGAGCCTGGGCGAGGACTTCCTTGTCGGCGGTGAGGAGAGCCTGGGCGTCCTGGAGGTCCTGCGAGGCGGCGGCCAGCGCGGTGTCGGCGGGGCCCGTGTCGGCCGTGGCCAGGGTGCTGCCGGCGGAGACGTGTATC
This window encodes:
- a CDS encoding alpha/beta fold hydrolase, with the protein product MPAAPGDGFEPALPGLYAGGPPAEFVPLLDAMAASVRPETLRTQLPLMAEADLRDVLPAVTVPTLLLWGERDARSPLTVARQFHEAIPGAELVVIPGAGHVSNLERPEEFNRAVREFCSAHS
- a CDS encoding isochorismatase family protein, encoding MTTLGNRPNSALLVVDVQSGVVAEAHARDVVVANVRGLVEKARQEAVPVVWVQHSDDGLVRGSDEWALVPELVPGDGEALVEKNYGDSFEDTTLEAVLSGLGVGRLFVVGAQTDACIRSTIHGALARGYDTILVADAHTTEDLSQWGAPPPAQVIAHTNMYWSDQTAPGRTAGTVESGSVDFGGAGV
- a CDS encoding efflux RND transporter periplasmic adaptor subunit, producing MSSPTARPQPDRGPLSRVLRRRGPIRVRWWLWLLVLLFLAGGSVGGLLARSHQRVWVYTVESVDVRLSVAATATVGPTARYRLFFGATLAAAAAQTQDACTAFPGRPDPAALLGRVTSLPAGAGIHVSAGSTLATADTGPADTALAAASQDLQDAQALLTADKEVLAQAPATPLPVTAVPSPASPGSPGSSPTPDAPGRLSIDAQLGTDMDRVARLRLAVSAAQDARTAAVVTAPVDGVVEQVTTAVGSLPTCRTPALVMRSDTLTAHTDLPEAVLPYLRTGQVVTVTVPAVHQVLRTTLTGLPVQADTPPAGSADSAAPAGLLGAVGSPAATPLTYPVDLPLAAPPGVLVPGMRATAAFTVDRPGLAVPSRAVRYGPGGTATVLACPTSASACRHGSPRTVPVKVGLVGDTLTQITSGLAPGTVVLLPGPST